From Hydractinia symbiolongicarpus strain clone_291-10 chromosome 12, HSymV2.1, whole genome shotgun sequence, one genomic window encodes:
- the LOC130622781 gene encoding SANT and BTB domain regulator of class switch recombination-like isoform X1, with product MEITIHVCDETKNLKKDFTCPRDLLLGEMKYFQDYLSADTEKWEDVDISVHCDIKIFDWLIRYVKRDKEEDLPELDAQNAVSILISSDFLKMDQLVQHCINYCHHNLSAIIASPCNMNCINDILVTRIASTFDQHQLEQVKDKKDKFKSKLFCKKIKDLFSETYSSVYSPNNASRLFRCVHCGKMLSSVVQERIRCTNSRTTLDNRGNIRYNHTRDPTCDITEVLLNLKTQGKTWRHVFWRLWSMVNFLECYICGCVFALCDFKSCLYHPENPITKSDTNEELQVYPCCDQVNILFESINTNTGCTYRKHVVNLSSINSPDRTDFDWLRSAEVYNELLSVADLVCDTKSQIIPKNSSYFNVDTMTKQDLDCISDQDSSEREDKGDKKRPSSQKNLVSKKRSFQTKNKQKKAPSEEDDTDLDEQGIVRVVIHQKESSLRNKRKTWNSELPFRLNQDVQRENDLKRMNELLKELRLQNKTHVQNAVETFEGGIYHRLESKLRNTLLQTQNLNTASTKKPTKEK from the exons ATGGAAATCACAATTCATGTTTGTGATGAAACTAAAAACT taaagaaaGATTTCACATGTCCCAGGGACTTGCTGTTGGGAGAAATGAAGTATTTTCAAGACTATTTATCAGCTGACACAGAGAAATGGGAAGATGTTGACATTTCTGTCCATTGTGACATTAAAATATTTGATTGGTTGATAAGATATGTAAAAAGGGATAAAGAAGAAGATCTACCAGAACTAG ATGCTCAAAACGCAGTCTCAATACTCATCTCATCAGATTTCTTAAAGATGGATCAGTTG GTGCAACACTGCATCAATTATTGTCACCACAACCTGTCTGCTATTATTGCTAGTCCATGCAACATGAATTGCATTAATGATATACTGGTAACCAG AATTGCTTCCACATTTGATCAACATCAACTTGAACAAGTGAAAGACAAGAAGGATAAATTCAAGAG taaattattttgtaagaaGATTAAAGACTTGTTCTCTGAAACTTACAGTAGTGTTTATTCACCAAATAATGCTAGCCGTCTATTCAG GTGTGTTCATTGTGGTAAAATGCTTTCATCTGTTGTCCAGGAACGGATTCGATGTACAAATTCCAG GACGACATTGGACAATAGGGGAAATATACGATACAACCATACACG AGATCCTACTTGCGATATTACAGAAGTTTTATTGAATCTTAAAACACAAGGAAAGACTTGGAGACACGTATTTTGGAG ATTGTGGAGTATGGTGAATTTTTTAGAATGTTACATTTGCGGTTGTGTGTTTGCGTTGTGTGATTTCAAATCATGTCTTTACCACCCTGAAAATCCAATCACGAAAAGCGATACGAATGAAGAACTTCAGGTCTACCCGTGTTGTGATCAAGTCAACATTCTCTTCGAATCCATCAACACTAACACAGGTTGTACGTATCGAAAACATGTAGTTAATTTAAGTAGTATTAATAGCCCAGATAGGACGGACTTTGATTGGTTAAGATCTGCTGAAGTTTATAATGAGCTACTGAGTGTTGCTGATCTTGTATGTGACACCAAATCGCAAATCATACCCAAAAATTCGTCATATTTTAATGTCGATACCATGACCAAACAAGATCTTGATTGCATTAGTGATCAAGACAGTTCTGAAAGGGAGGATAAAGGAGACAAAAAACGTCCTTCCTCACAGAAAAATCTTGTTTCTAAAAAACGATCCTTTCAAACAAAGAATAAACAGAAAAAAGCGCCTTCGGAAGAGGACGATACTGACTTGGATGAACAAGGTATAGTTCGCGTTGTTATCCATCAGAAAGAAAGCTCTTTAaggaacaaaagaaaaacttgGAATAGTGAGCTTCCATTTCGTTTAAACCAAGACGTGCAAAGAGAGAATGATTTGAAACGCATGAATGAACTTCTAAAAGAACTTCGTCTGCAAAATAAAACGCACGTTCAGAATGCTGTCGAAACCTTCGAGGGAGGTATTTATCATCGGCTGGAAAGTAAACTTAGAAATACTTTATTACAAACTCAAAATTTAAACACTGCGTCTACTAAAAAACCTACTAAAGagaagtaa
- the LOC130622781 gene encoding SANT and BTB domain regulator of class switch recombination-like isoform X2: MKVKKDFTCPRDLLLGEMKYFQDYLSADTEKWEDVDISVHCDIKIFDWLIRYVKRDKEEDLPELDAQNAVSILISSDFLKMDQLVQHCINYCHHNLSAIIASPCNMNCINDILVTRIASTFDQHQLEQVKDKKDKFKSKLFCKKIKDLFSETYSSVYSPNNASRLFRCVHCGKMLSSVVQERIRCTNSRTTLDNRGNIRYNHTRDPTCDITEVLLNLKTQGKTWRHVFWRLWSMVNFLECYICGCVFALCDFKSCLYHPENPITKSDTNEELQVYPCCDQVNILFESINTNTGCTYRKHVVNLSSINSPDRTDFDWLRSAEVYNELLSVADLVCDTKSQIIPKNSSYFNVDTMTKQDLDCISDQDSSEREDKGDKKRPSSQKNLVSKKRSFQTKNKQKKAPSEEDDTDLDEQGIVRVVIHQKESSLRNKRKTWNSELPFRLNQDVQRENDLKRMNELLKELRLQNKTHVQNAVETFEGGIYHRLESKLRNTLLQTQNLNTASTKKPTKEK; the protein is encoded by the exons taaagaaaGATTTCACATGTCCCAGGGACTTGCTGTTGGGAGAAATGAAGTATTTTCAAGACTATTTATCAGCTGACACAGAGAAATGGGAAGATGTTGACATTTCTGTCCATTGTGACATTAAAATATTTGATTGGTTGATAAGATATGTAAAAAGGGATAAAGAAGAAGATCTACCAGAACTAG ATGCTCAAAACGCAGTCTCAATACTCATCTCATCAGATTTCTTAAAGATGGATCAGTTG GTGCAACACTGCATCAATTATTGTCACCACAACCTGTCTGCTATTATTGCTAGTCCATGCAACATGAATTGCATTAATGATATACTGGTAACCAG AATTGCTTCCACATTTGATCAACATCAACTTGAACAAGTGAAAGACAAGAAGGATAAATTCAAGAG taaattattttgtaagaaGATTAAAGACTTGTTCTCTGAAACTTACAGTAGTGTTTATTCACCAAATAATGCTAGCCGTCTATTCAG GTGTGTTCATTGTGGTAAAATGCTTTCATCTGTTGTCCAGGAACGGATTCGATGTACAAATTCCAG GACGACATTGGACAATAGGGGAAATATACGATACAACCATACACG AGATCCTACTTGCGATATTACAGAAGTTTTATTGAATCTTAAAACACAAGGAAAGACTTGGAGACACGTATTTTGGAG ATTGTGGAGTATGGTGAATTTTTTAGAATGTTACATTTGCGGTTGTGTGTTTGCGTTGTGTGATTTCAAATCATGTCTTTACCACCCTGAAAATCCAATCACGAAAAGCGATACGAATGAAGAACTTCAGGTCTACCCGTGTTGTGATCAAGTCAACATTCTCTTCGAATCCATCAACACTAACACAGGTTGTACGTATCGAAAACATGTAGTTAATTTAAGTAGTATTAATAGCCCAGATAGGACGGACTTTGATTGGTTAAGATCTGCTGAAGTTTATAATGAGCTACTGAGTGTTGCTGATCTTGTATGTGACACCAAATCGCAAATCATACCCAAAAATTCGTCATATTTTAATGTCGATACCATGACCAAACAAGATCTTGATTGCATTAGTGATCAAGACAGTTCTGAAAGGGAGGATAAAGGAGACAAAAAACGTCCTTCCTCACAGAAAAATCTTGTTTCTAAAAAACGATCCTTTCAAACAAAGAATAAACAGAAAAAAGCGCCTTCGGAAGAGGACGATACTGACTTGGATGAACAAGGTATAGTTCGCGTTGTTATCCATCAGAAAGAAAGCTCTTTAaggaacaaaagaaaaacttgGAATAGTGAGCTTCCATTTCGTTTAAACCAAGACGTGCAAAGAGAGAATGATTTGAAACGCATGAATGAACTTCTAAAAGAACTTCGTCTGCAAAATAAAACGCACGTTCAGAATGCTGTCGAAACCTTCGAGGGAGGTATTTATCATCGGCTGGAAAGTAAACTTAGAAATACTTTATTACAAACTCAAAATTTAAACACTGCGTCTACTAAAAAACCTACTAAAGagaagtaa
- the LOC130622781 gene encoding SANT and BTB domain regulator of class switch recombination-like isoform X3, translated as MFTHHEVQHCINYCHHNLSAIIASPCNMNCINDILVTRIASTFDQHQLEQVKDKKDKFKSKLFCKKIKDLFSETYSSVYSPNNASRLFRCVHCGKMLSSVVQERIRCTNSRTTLDNRGNIRYNHTRDPTCDITEVLLNLKTQGKTWRHVFWRLWSMVNFLECYICGCVFALCDFKSCLYHPENPITKSDTNEELQVYPCCDQVNILFESINTNTGCTYRKHVVNLSSINSPDRTDFDWLRSAEVYNELLSVADLVCDTKSQIIPKNSSYFNVDTMTKQDLDCISDQDSSEREDKGDKKRPSSQKNLVSKKRSFQTKNKQKKAPSEEDDTDLDEQGIVRVVIHQKESSLRNKRKTWNSELPFRLNQDVQRENDLKRMNELLKELRLQNKTHVQNAVETFEGGIYHRLESKLRNTLLQTQNLNTASTKKPTKEK; from the exons atgtttactcatcatgag GTGCAACACTGCATCAATTATTGTCACCACAACCTGTCTGCTATTATTGCTAGTCCATGCAACATGAATTGCATTAATGATATACTGGTAACCAG AATTGCTTCCACATTTGATCAACATCAACTTGAACAAGTGAAAGACAAGAAGGATAAATTCAAGAG taaattattttgtaagaaGATTAAAGACTTGTTCTCTGAAACTTACAGTAGTGTTTATTCACCAAATAATGCTAGCCGTCTATTCAG GTGTGTTCATTGTGGTAAAATGCTTTCATCTGTTGTCCAGGAACGGATTCGATGTACAAATTCCAG GACGACATTGGACAATAGGGGAAATATACGATACAACCATACACG AGATCCTACTTGCGATATTACAGAAGTTTTATTGAATCTTAAAACACAAGGAAAGACTTGGAGACACGTATTTTGGAG ATTGTGGAGTATGGTGAATTTTTTAGAATGTTACATTTGCGGTTGTGTGTTTGCGTTGTGTGATTTCAAATCATGTCTTTACCACCCTGAAAATCCAATCACGAAAAGCGATACGAATGAAGAACTTCAGGTCTACCCGTGTTGTGATCAAGTCAACATTCTCTTCGAATCCATCAACACTAACACAGGTTGTACGTATCGAAAACATGTAGTTAATTTAAGTAGTATTAATAGCCCAGATAGGACGGACTTTGATTGGTTAAGATCTGCTGAAGTTTATAATGAGCTACTGAGTGTTGCTGATCTTGTATGTGACACCAAATCGCAAATCATACCCAAAAATTCGTCATATTTTAATGTCGATACCATGACCAAACAAGATCTTGATTGCATTAGTGATCAAGACAGTTCTGAAAGGGAGGATAAAGGAGACAAAAAACGTCCTTCCTCACAGAAAAATCTTGTTTCTAAAAAACGATCCTTTCAAACAAAGAATAAACAGAAAAAAGCGCCTTCGGAAGAGGACGATACTGACTTGGATGAACAAGGTATAGTTCGCGTTGTTATCCATCAGAAAGAAAGCTCTTTAaggaacaaaagaaaaacttgGAATAGTGAGCTTCCATTTCGTTTAAACCAAGACGTGCAAAGAGAGAATGATTTGAAACGCATGAATGAACTTCTAAAAGAACTTCGTCTGCAAAATAAAACGCACGTTCAGAATGCTGTCGAAACCTTCGAGGGAGGTATTTATCATCGGCTGGAAAGTAAACTTAGAAATACTTTATTACAAACTCAAAATTTAAACACTGCGTCTACTAAAAAACCTACTAAAGagaagtaa
- the LOC130622783 gene encoding uncharacterized protein LOC130622783 has protein sequence MNKNQAGLVQNETLLQSESSKWFEHRLHRITASEFKMVSYKVENNAVKNVNKVKTAVFNICGNYKSYTSKAAKWGIENKDNARKLYVKEMKKTHKKFSVRCTGFHISLQHPFVGASPDGIAHCACHKTGLLEIKCPWTYRNLTAKEYAEKKESCLHVVNGHVELKRNHQYYFQVHCQMGVTGYRYCDFFVCTSKESFTERIPFNAAFWYIIVTKAMIFYEIVIIPELFNKTWKKAQHDLEVAEEVLNDIVNKICDVYEHCNFFPTNGVIHIFNIHILNQPFPLFLI, from the coding sequence ATGAATAAAAATCAAGCTGGATTGGTTCAAAATGAAACATTACTTCAAAGTGAAAGCTCAAAATGGTTCGAACACCGACTACATCGCATCACCGCATCGGAATTCAAAATGGTTTCATACAAAGTGGAGAACAATGcagttaaaaatgtaaacaaagtcaaAACTGCTGTATTCAACATTTGCGGCAATTACAAATCGTATACATCCAAAGCAGCAAAATGGGGAATCGAAAATAAAGATAATGCTCGTAAATTATatgttaaagaaatgaaaaaaacacataagaAATTTAGTGTTAGATGCACCGGCTTCCATATAAGTCTTCAGCACCCTTTTGTTGGTGCCTCCCCAGATGGAATTGCTCATTGTGCATGTCATAAAACTGGATTATTAGAAATAAAATGTCCTTGGACATATCGAAACTTGACTGCGAAAGAGtatgctgaaaaaaaggagagtTGTTTGCATGTTGTAAATGGTCATGTTGAGTTGAAACGAAATCATCAATACTATTTTCAGGTACATTGCCAGATGGGAGTTACTGGTTATAGATATTGTGATTTTTTCGTTTGCACATCTAAAGAATCGTTTACTGAGAGAATACCATTTAATGCAGCTTTCTGGTACATTATTGTTACAAAAGCAatgattttttatgaaattgtcATCATTCCAGAACTTTTCAACAAAACATGGAAGAAAGCTCAGCATGACTTAGAAGTTGCTGAAGAAGTTTTAAATgatattgtaaacaaaatttgcGACGTTTATGaacattgtaatttttttccaacTAATGGTGTgatacatatttttaacatacaCATTTTGAATCAACCTTTCCCACTATTTCTGATATGA